One Chloroflexota bacterium DNA segment encodes these proteins:
- a CDS encoding response regulator, whose amino-acid sequence MSGPSSSTKIRVLIVDDIPETRENVKKLLYFEQDVEIVGMGANGREGVELALKLQPDIVLMDINMPEMDGIAASEAISRQVPVAQVVMMSVQGESDYLRRSMLAGAREFLIKPFSGDELINSIHRVYQFSAATRRAMPVQPSAAATPAAPPAPPPRAGKVIAVLGTKGGSGSSTLAVNLAVALREETRARVALIDGSFEFGDIGVLLNLPSSRTISEVTGENTDIDEELLDGLMPAHSSGVKILLAPARPELAGLIKVDHLKQILDILTKSYAYTVVDLWKSFQEATICFLDSADLIILVAMTDIPSIKNAKLFFELTEQLGYRADKIFFVLNKEDGRSGISAKDIEASIKHPVGAMVPKDERTTLLAANRGLPFVTSQKNVPIAQAILAITRSILQKTAPDKVAVAPPAVSSPAPAPAPPKRGFFSRK is encoded by the coding sequence ATGTCTGGTCCTTCTAGCAGCACAAAAATCCGCGTGCTGATCGTGGATGACATTCCCGAAACACGTGAGAATGTCAAAAAACTGCTCTACTTTGAGCAGGATGTTGAAATTGTCGGGATGGGCGCGAATGGCCGCGAGGGCGTCGAACTCGCGCTCAAACTTCAACCCGATATCGTCCTCATGGACATTAACATGCCGGAGATGGACGGCATTGCGGCGAGTGAGGCGATTTCACGCCAGGTGCCCGTCGCGCAAGTCGTGATGATGTCGGTGCAGGGCGAAAGCGATTACTTGCGCCGCTCGATGCTCGCCGGCGCGCGCGAATTTCTCATCAAACCCTTTTCCGGCGACGAGCTGATCAACAGCATTCACCGGGTCTATCAATTCTCCGCCGCGACGCGCCGCGCGATGCCAGTCCAACCAAGCGCCGCCGCGACCCCTGCCGCGCCGCCCGCCCCGCCGCCCCGTGCGGGCAAAGTGATCGCCGTCCTCGGCACCAAAGGCGGTAGCGGTTCGAGCACGCTCGCGGTCAACCTTGCCGTCGCGTTGCGCGAAGAAACACGCGCACGCGTCGCGTTGATTGACGGCAGTTTCGAGTTCGGCGACATTGGCGTGTTGTTGAACCTGCCCAGCAGTCGCACTATCTCCGAAGTGACCGGCGAGAACACGGATATTGACGAAGAATTGCTCGACGGCTTGATGCCCGCGCACAGTAGCGGCGTAAAAATTTTGCTCGCGCCGGCGCGACCCGAACTGGCGGGCTTGATCAAAGTTGATCATCTCAAACAAATCCTCGACATTCTGACCAAGTCGTACGCGTACACCGTCGTGGATTTGTGGAAGTCGTTTCAAGAAGCGACGATTTGCTTTCTCGATTCGGCGGACCTCATCATCCTCGTCGCGATGACGGATATTCCTTCGATCAAAAATGCGAAACTTTTTTTCGAATTGACCGAACAACTGGGCTATCGCGCCGACAAGATTTTTTTCGTGCTCAACAAGGAAGACGGTCGCAGCGGCATCAGCGCCAAAGACATCGAGGCGAGCATCAAACATCCGGTCGGCGCGATGGTGCCAAAGGACGAGCGCACGACCTTGCTCGCCGCGAATCGCGGTTTGCCGTTCGTCACGTCACAAAAGAACGTGCCCATCGCGCAGGCGATTCTTGCGATCACGCGCAGTATCCTTCAAAAGACCGCGCCGGATAAAGTCGCGGTCGCACCCCCTGCGGTGTCGTCGCCCGCGCCAGCGCCTGCGCCGCCCAAGCGCGGTTTCTTCTCGCGCAAGTAA
- a CDS encoding type II secretion system F family protein: MNNPVLFAGLAFVAVFLFFFGLQRIIDSQRAVIGSRLEQYGGRVAAVPEQFAQTDGESQMARGLNRMMSGGMSQQLAMDLQRADLKLTPAEFMALTLAAVAVGFLVAFALGHSNPVFGLLGGILGFYAPRFWVRRLQAQRLNSFNNQLNDMLILVANSLRSGYSLQQAMEAVSRELPPPVSVEFSRVIREVSLGLNMEEALGHMLQRINSEDLDLIITAINIQHEVGGNLAEILDTIAHTVRERVRIKGQIRALTASQRLSGTVISLLPFALAAFMFIFNQNYFKRMWEDPCGWMMLGFGVITIGLGYFIIQQIVKIEV, encoded by the coding sequence ATGAACAATCCAGTATTGTTCGCCGGGCTGGCATTTGTCGCGGTGTTCCTGTTCTTTTTCGGATTACAACGCATCATTGATAGCCAGCGCGCGGTGATCGGAAGTCGTTTGGAGCAGTACGGCGGGCGCGTCGCGGCGGTGCCGGAGCAATTCGCGCAAACCGACGGCGAATCGCAGATGGCGCGCGGGTTGAACCGGATGATGTCGGGTGGCATGTCGCAACAGTTGGCGATGGACTTGCAACGCGCCGATCTCAAGTTGACCCCCGCCGAATTCATGGCGCTGACGCTCGCCGCCGTGGCGGTCGGTTTTCTGGTTGCGTTTGCATTGGGACACTCGAACCCCGTGTTCGGTTTGCTCGGCGGCATCCTGGGTTTTTACGCGCCGCGCTTTTGGGTGCGGCGTTTGCAAGCGCAACGGCTTAATTCGTTCAACAATCAACTCAACGATATGTTGATCCTGGTCGCCAACTCGTTGCGCTCCGGATATAGTCTGCAACAAGCGATGGAAGCTGTCTCGCGCGAATTGCCCCCGCCCGTCTCGGTGGAATTTTCGCGCGTGATTCGCGAAGTTAGTTTGGGCTTGAACATGGAAGAGGCATTGGGGCACATGCTCCAGCGCATCAACAGCGAAGACCTCGATCTCATCATCACCGCGATCAATATTCAGCACGAAGTAGGCGGCAACCTCGCCGAAATTTTGGACACGATCGCGCACACGGTGCGCGAGCGCGTGCGCATCAAAGGACAAATTCGCGCGTTGACCGCGAGCCAGCGCTTGTCGGGCACGGTAATTTCGCTCTTGCCGTTCGCGCTCGCGGCGTTCATGTTCATCTTCAACCAAAACTATTTCAAGCGGATGTGGGAAGACCCGTGCGGATGGATGATGCTGGGATTCGGCGTCATCACCATCGGCTTGGGTTATTTCATCATTCAGCAAATCGTCAAG
- a CDS encoding CpaF family protein, translated as MSLLKRIGGVTPPPPQEIKTPSAPASSPEETRRRQAPAPPQDQYADLKARVQQKIVADLDPKLDLSKQDQVRRTIEEMFNAFLAQEEVVLARSDRMRLFEEIVSEVLGLGPIEKLLQDATVDEVMVNGPRKIYVERHGKIERVSAQFESDAHVMRIIDRIVSPLGRRVDEGSPYVDARLLDGSRVNIIIPPLALVGPTITIRKFARKPFTVDDLVKRNTFTTEFIQFMKACVEGRLNLIVSGGTGSGKTTQLNLYSSFIPSDERILTIENAAELQLRQEHVITLESRPPNIEGRGEVSMRDLVINALRMRPDRIIVGECRGGEALDMLQAMNTGHEGSMTTVHANTPRDALHRLETMVLMAGMDLPLRAIREQIAGALDVVVQIERMRDGTRRVTNVSEVQGLEGDVIVTSEIFKFEHQGIKDGKILGGLKPTGIRPKFMEKLEIKNIFLPPQIFGVDARFFQ; from the coding sequence ATGTCTTTGCTCAAACGTATCGGCGGCGTGACCCCGCCGCCGCCGCAAGAAATCAAAACACCGTCTGCGCCGGCGTCTTCGCCGGAAGAAACGCGACGCCGGCAAGCGCCCGCGCCGCCGCAAGATCAGTACGCCGATCTGAAAGCGCGCGTGCAACAAAAAATCGTCGCCGACCTGGATCCCAAACTCGATCTCTCGAAGCAAGACCAGGTGCGCCGCACCATCGAAGAGATGTTCAACGCGTTCCTCGCGCAAGAAGAAGTGGTGCTCGCACGTTCGGACCGGATGCGGCTGTTTGAAGAGATCGTTTCCGAAGTCCTGGGTCTGGGTCCCATCGAAAAATTATTGCAGGACGCGACGGTGGACGAAGTGATGGTGAACGGTCCGCGCAAAATCTACGTCGAGCGGCACGGCAAGATCGAACGCGTGTCCGCACAGTTCGAAAGCGACGCGCACGTGATGCGGATCATTGACCGCATCGTGTCGCCGCTCGGTCGCCGCGTGGACGAGGGTTCGCCGTACGTGGACGCGCGCTTGCTCGACGGCTCGCGCGTCAACATCATCATTCCGCCGCTGGCGCTCGTCGGTCCCACGATTACCATTCGTAAATTCGCGCGCAAACCGTTCACGGTGGACGATCTGGTCAAGCGCAATACGTTCACGACTGAGTTCATCCAGTTTATGAAAGCGTGCGTCGAAGGACGCTTGAACCTGATCGTATCGGGCGGCACCGGTTCCGGCAAGACGACGCAGTTGAATCTCTATTCGAGTTTCATTCCGTCGGACGAGCGCATCCTCACTATCGAGAACGCCGCCGAATTGCAGTTGCGCCAGGAACACGTCATCACGCTCGAATCGCGCCCGCCGAACATCGAAGGGCGCGGCGAAGTTTCGATGCGCGACCTCGTCATCAACGCGCTGCGTATGCGCCCCGACCGCATCATCGTCGGTGAGTGCCGCGGCGGCGAAGCGTTGGATATGTTGCAAGCGATGAACACCGGTCACGAAGGTTCGATGACGACCGTTCACGCCAACACCCCGCGCGACGCGTTGCACCGTCTCGAAACGATGGTGTTGATGGCAGGGATGGATTTGCCCTTGCGCGCGATTCGCGAACAAATCGCCGGCGCGCTCGATGTGGTCGTGCAGATCGAACGTATGCGCGATGGTACGCGCCGCGTGACCAACGTGTCCGAAGTGCAAGGGTTGGAAGGTGATGTGATCGTCACGTCCGAAATTTTCAAGTTCGAACATCAGGGCATCAAGGACGGCAAGATTCTGGGTGGACTCAAGCCGACCGGCATTCGTCCCAAGTTCATGGAGAAACTTGAAATCAAAAACATTTTCTTGCCGCCGCAGATTTTCGGCGTGGATGCTCGGTTCTTCCAATAA